One genomic region from Gemmobacter aquarius encodes:
- a CDS encoding LysR family transcriptional regulator: protein MDWDKLRIFHAVADKGSLTHAGDVLHLSQSAVSRQIRALEESLNVTLFHRHARGLILTEQGELLFDATQQMVKRLDATAARIRDSEDEVFGELRVTTTTGFGTLWLAPRLTALYRKYPGLKIDLMLEERVLDLPMREADVAIRMKEPSQADLIRKRLMNIKMRLYATVEYLAENGTPATMADFHSHRLICQHPGTAQVAAGANLVQQLMSNDIPSMLTVNNYFGVLQGVINHIGIGVLPDYITEDLPHLVRVLPEVESGEVPVFLAYPEELRHSKRVAAFREFVTEEIFKYRKREQA from the coding sequence ATGGATTGGGACAAGTTACGGATTTTCCACGCGGTGGCGGACAAAGGGTCGCTTACCCATGCGGGGGATGTGCTGCACCTGTCGCAATCGGCGGTCAGCCGCCAAATCCGCGCCCTGGAAGAAAGCCTGAACGTCACGCTGTTCCACCGCCACGCCCGCGGGTTGATCCTGACCGAACAGGGCGAATTGCTGTTCGACGCCACGCAACAGATGGTCAAACGGCTTGACGCCACCGCCGCCCGCATCCGCGACAGCGAGGACGAGGTGTTCGGAGAGTTGCGCGTGACCACGACCACGGGTTTCGGCACGCTCTGGCTCGCCCCGCGGCTGACCGCGCTGTACCGCAAATACCCCGGCCTCAAGATCGACCTGATGCTGGAAGAGCGCGTGCTCGACCTGCCGATGCGCGAGGCCGATGTGGCGATCCGGATGAAAGAACCGTCGCAGGCCGACCTGATCAGGAAGCGGCTGATGAACATCAAGATGCGGCTTTATGCGACGGTCGAATATCTGGCCGAAAACGGCACCCCCGCGACGATGGCCGATTTCCACAGCCACCGCCTGATCTGCCAGCACCCCGGAACCGCGCAGGTCGCGGCGGGGGCCAACCTTGTGCAGCAACTGATGTCGAATGACATCCCGTCGATGCTGACGGTGAACAACTATTTCGGCGTCTTGCAGGGTGTGATCAACCATATCGGCATCGGCGTTTTGCCCGATTACATCACCGAAGACCTGCCGCATCTGGTGCGGGTGCTCCCCGAGGTGGAAAGCGGCGAGGTGCCGGTGTTCCTCGCCTACCCAGAAGAGCTGCGCCATTCCAAGCGCGTCGCGGCCTTCCGCGAATTCGTGACCGAGGAAATCTTCAAATACCGCAAGCGCGAGCAGGCGTAA